The segment TTCCGTTTGGAAAAACGGAGACACTGGCCGAAGATTGTGTTGTCAGCGTGATGCAAGCGAAGGGAAGCTCGGTAAGTGTTGGCTTTGAAGGACGGCTTTATCTTATTGAAGGGCGTAATTTAGATGCGTTAGGACTCGAGCCCTTGCCGCGTCCAACACTGCCGGAAAGTGCCAGCGATGAAGAAATTGAACAGTTTGTTTGGGATCAGTTGCGTACCTGCTTCGACCCCGAAATACCGGTTAATATTGTTGATCTAGGGTTGGTCTATGGTTGTCGTCTTGAGCGCTTGATAAGTGGTGAGCGGATGGTGACTATTCGCATGACGCTTACCGCACCAGGCTGTGGAATGGGCGATGTCATTGCGGCTGATGCGCGGAATAAAATCCTAGGCGCACCTCAGATTAATAAGGTACATACTGAAATAGTCTTCAGCCCGCCCTGGAGCCGTGACATGATGAGCGACGAAGCCAAGCTTGAGCTCGGCATGTTTTAACCCCTGGTGGGGAGCTGGATGCACAGCCTGCTATTACGTTACATAAAACGTTTTTTGATGTCGCTAGGAGCACTTATGCTGCTGGCGACATCGCTGTTTATAGTTGGTAATTTTTGGGTGGTTGCCAGTACGGCACGCTATATTGATAAAAATTTTGCAGAGTGTCGCCCAGCCGATGTGGCGATCGTGTTTGGTACCTCTAATTGGACACGTAGCGGCTTTCGAAACCCTCACTTTCACGCCCGTATGCGAACCTCTGCGCGTTTAATTGCCGACCAGCGGGTCAGTCATTTATTGATCTCTGGGGATAATCGTACTCAAGCCTATAACGAGCCTCGCGCCATGTGGCGTGACCTTTATCGTCGCGGAGTGCCAGCGGATCAGCTCACCATGGATTTTGCTGGTTTCAGCACCTATGACACGCTTGCGCGAGCTAGGGACGTCTTTCAGTTAGATAAGGCGTTGCTGGTTACACAGAGTTGGCACCTTCCCCGGGCAGTTTTTATTGGTCGTGCATTAGGGATGGAGGTAACCGGCTGTGTAGCCGAAGAGGAGTCTGTTGCTGGGGAGTGGCGGTTGAAAATTCGCGAATGGGTGGCGCGGGTTGCTACAGTAGGAGATCTATACATCTGGGGAAGAGAGCCTCACTTTCTAGGCTCTCCAGAACCTATCGAATTAAAAGCTAGTAGCAACGTCGGCGAAGTGTATCGCTTCCTGGTTGACCTTGAACACGCAACTGAGAGATTGGCACAAGCGCCCCATGAGCAAGCGTTGGGTGCCCAATAGGAGTGATCAATAGGTTAGCGATGCGTTTTGCGCTTTTGTAAGCTATACAATTCGCGTATTAGTTTACGGCAACCTTGCATGCACTCTTCAACCACAGGCTCAATGGGGTCGGGCAGGGGATGAGTGAATAGCGTTGAAAGGGCCTGCATCAGTACACGCTCTTGTTCCAGCAGCTCATTGATTAATACCTGACTATCGTTACCCACAAAACTTTTTAGACGGCTCCATAGCCATAAAAAGTCATCACGCTCTACATCGGCATCCCTGGGAAGCATTTTTAAGTGCGCACGGGCAAGCTCCTGTAGTTTACGCATCTGCTTTAACCGCTCTGTGTAGTGCGGTTTCAGCGCGTCACGCAGCGTAGGTCGCAGGCGTTCAATATTATCCTGGAAATAATCAATGCTGTCGGCCAGCGCTTCCAGCACGCTGTCCATCGCCACTTGGCGATTATCGAGAAACATGAGCGTCTACCTCCTTCGGTGACGCAGATTGTGGGGGTGGCAGCGATAATTTGCCACCCCTAATGCGGATTATTTTTGCATCCAGCCTTAGCCTTTAGGCTTGGGTGGCGCTTTACGCACCGGCATGGCATTTTTTTCGATGTGTTCGATGATCATGCCAGCAATATCTTTACCTGTTGCATTCTCAATACCTTGTAATCCAGGTGATGAGTTAACCTCCATAATCACCGGCCCATGGTTAGAGCGCAGTAAGTCGACACCTGCAACGCGCAGCCCCATGGCTTTTGCCGCTCGAATGGCGGTTGAGCGCTCTTCCGGTGTAATGCGGATGACGCTGGCGGTGCCGCCTCGGTGCAGGTTTGAACGGAACTCACCCTCGGCTGCCTGACGCTTCATCGAAGCAACCACTTTATCGCCAATCACTAGACAGCGAATATCGGCACCACGAGCTTCTTTAATGTACTCCTGCACCATGATATTGGTCTTCATGCCCATAAACGCTTGAATAACCGACTCAGCTGCTTGATTAGTTTCAGCAAGTACAACTCCGATACCTTGCGTCCCTTCCAGCAGCTTGATGACCAACGGTGCACCTTTGACCATGGTAATTAGGTCAGGAATATCATCAGGAGAATGGGCAAAACCTGTGATGGGCAAGCCCAGCCCCTTCCTTGAGAGAAGTTGTAGCGAGCGCAATTTATCCCGCGAACGAGTGATGGCAACAGAGTCGTTTATAACGTAGGTGCCCATCATTTCAAATTGACGCAGTACGGCGCAGCCATAAAACGTGACCGATGCCCCTATACGAGGAATGACGGCATCAAAGGGCTCGATTTCAGCGCCTTTATAATGAATCGACGGATGGTGGGAGGCGATGCTCATATAGCAGCGCAACGTGTCTACCACGCGAGCGGTGTGCCCACGCTGCTCGGCGGCCTCAATAAGGCGGCGAGTAGAATATAGATTGCGATTGCGCGAAAGCAGGGCAATATGCATGCAGGGCTCCGGGGCCAAAAGATGTGGCTAATAAGTTAGTTTAAGGCTCGCCGTGCAAAAATGCAGCCCCAGGGGCTATAAGCAAGCGTCGCATAGCGCGGCGCCCAAGCAGCATGGGATGGCGCATATTGCTACGGTCAGTCAGGGTTAGTTCAACCGGAAAATTTAGTTCACCCAATTGCATCGGGGTGCGAATCACATAACGCCACTCGCTGTGCCCATTAGAACTGGTAACGCGCCGCCTGTCGTGCAAGTGGAGCTGGTAGCGGTGAGCAGGCGTTTGCGGGCCACCGCTATGGGTAATAAAACTTACCCACAGCTGCCCATCCTCATCTTCATGAGTCTCAATCTCTTCGGCATGCAAAGCAGAGGTGCGCGCGCCAGTATCGGCTTTGCAGCAAAGGTGAAGCCCTAACTCAGGTAACGTCACCATTTCACGGCGGCCGATGACTGCTTTGGCCTGATAGGGTAATTCCTTCACGGCATACTCCTGGCAAATGAAGGTTTGTCATCAAGAAATGAGTCGTTTTAGCGTCTCATGAATGAATAGCTAGCTTCTAGCTTGGTTAATCAACGCATTTAGCCTTAGCTGAATCGCAGAATCTGGCGATGCGTCGCGTAGTGTCAGCATAACCAATAGGCGGAGCCTGGGAATCAGTGCAAGGTCACGTACTACTGCATTAAAGTTAGTGCGTTTGTCTTCTGCTAAACGCTGTAAAAGCAACGGTAAACGTTCAGCGTCTTCTAACAATAGCCACCCGCGGCCAGC is part of the Halomonas sp. GT genome and harbors:
- a CDS encoding SanA/YdcF family protein translates to MHSLLLRYIKRFLMSLGALMLLATSLFIVGNFWVVASTARYIDKNFAECRPADVAIVFGTSNWTRSGFRNPHFHARMRTSARLIADQRVSHLLISGDNRTQAYNEPRAMWRDLYRRGVPADQLTMDFAGFSTYDTLARARDVFQLDKALLVTQSWHLPRAVFIGRALGMEVTGCVAEEESVAGEWRLKIREWVARVATVGDLYIWGREPHFLGSPEPIELKASSNVGEVYRFLVDLEHATERLAQAPHEQALGAQ
- a CDS encoding ATP-dependent zinc protease family protein; the protein is MKELPYQAKAVIGRREMVTLPELGLHLCCKADTGARTSALHAEEIETHEDEDGQLWVSFITHSGGPQTPAHRYQLHLHDRRRVTSSNGHSEWRYVIRTPMQLGELNFPVELTLTDRSNMRHPMLLGRRAMRRLLIAPGAAFLHGEP
- the sufT gene encoding putative Fe-S cluster assembly protein SufT, with product MDIEQVASLERGQKLPLQRDVDAIAIPFGKTETLAEDCVVSVMQAKGSSVSVGFEGRLYLIEGRNLDALGLEPLPRPTLPESASDEEIEQFVWDQLRTCFDPEIPVNIVDLGLVYGCRLERLISGERMVTIRMTLTAPGCGMGDVIAADARNKILGAPQINKVHTEIVFSPPWSRDMMSDEAKLELGMF
- the rimK gene encoding 30S ribosomal protein S6--L-glutamate ligase; amino-acid sequence: MHIALLSRNRNLYSTRRLIEAAEQRGHTARVVDTLRCYMSIASHHPSIHYKGAEIEPFDAVIPRIGASVTFYGCAVLRQFEMMGTYVINDSVAITRSRDKLRSLQLLSRKGLGLPITGFAHSPDDIPDLITMVKGAPLVIKLLEGTQGIGVVLAETNQAAESVIQAFMGMKTNIMVQEYIKEARGADIRCLVIGDKVVASMKRQAAEGEFRSNLHRGGTASVIRITPEERSTAIRAAKAMGLRVAGVDLLRSNHGPVIMEVNSSPGLQGIENATGKDIAGMIIEHIEKNAMPVRKAPPKPKG